The Panthera leo isolate Ple1 chromosome Y, P.leo_Ple1_pat1.1, whole genome shotgun sequence genome includes the window ggaaaggaaaagaaaagaaaagaaaaggaaagaaaagaaaagaaaagaaaagaaaagaaaagaaaagaaaagaaaagaaaagaaaaagaaaaaaaagaaaaaaaaagaaccaaagataaaaaaaaaaaaaaaaacaacaacaaacccaggTCAGACTTAGGGCTTTAGAAGATGCAAGCATAAACCCAGATGTGCTGTGTAGACCCAGACAAGAGAGTGCAGATAGGCTGGGGGCTGTGTGCACATAAGCAGTGCTCACGGACCCCCACAGTGCCCACCggggacacacagagacagatgtgCATCCCAGGGAACACGATGCAGTGGGCAGGTTCACAAGACTAAAAAGAGGCCTCAACTCAATACGTGTGtgtgcaaaaaaaatttttttgttgttgtctgtcccttgggtggctcagttggtaaagcaaccaacttcggctcaggtcataatctcacagttcacaaattcaagccccaggacaggctctgtgctgacagctcagagcctggagcctgctttggactctgtgtctccctctctgtctgcccctcgtctgctcatgctctgtctgtctctctctctctctcaaaaataaataaacaaaaccatttGCCTCCTAAGCCAACCCAGTGAAGGAAAAGGCAAATGCCTGCTCCTCCTGGCATCATGTCACCAGGTGGCAGCTTTATTCACACACATAAGTGGGATGCACAAATATCCGGAGGGGACCACACCTTTTCTCATCTCCAAGGACCTCAGAACAAAGCACAGTGAACTCATTCTTCGAGGGCCAGAAAATCCcttaaacaaaccaaccaacGCCTCCCTTGTGGTTCGACTGCTTCTTTCGTGATGAACACACATCAGACAAATTCATTAGCAGCTCATTTGTTTCTCCGGTTTATTCAACAAGAGTCAAATTCCAAAGcgttaaataagaaaaaggaaagaaaggaaagaaagaaatcccgtGGGGAAGGCTCATAGTCAGTTGTTGGCGTCAAGATACAAGCCTGGGCCTgtagacacggggggggggggggggggagtcaccTCCCAGAGGACACGGACCAATCCCGGTTGGTGATCGACCGTGAGGCTCTCAGAAGCCGGGGCCCTGCACAATGTCGCCAGCAGCTTGCCTGTTGAGCCACAGCGACCCTTAAGTACCCAGTGGTAGTTTTtttgcgttttgttttgttttgttttgtttttaaatggggtgggggggggccctcACGGTGCCGAGTTTAAAAGACAGAACGGAAGGGTCCCTTGCCCCGGATTCCCATTAAATCACTCTGGGTACATGCAAGCCCCTGGTATTCTGTACAAGCAGGGCTTGGAAGGGTGCGGGGGCCTTATTCGCATCCTGAGAAACACGGTGGAGAAACCAGCCCTTGGAAGCatcgcacagacacacacacacaaacagccaCGGGCAGGGCTGAAGCTGCCGGCGGTGCAGGCCTTAGAAAGAACCACGCCCACAAAGCGCATGGGGGCACGAGTGGGCAGAGACGCCCGTGGGAAAGGCACAAAACACCTCTCTCCCTGCTGTTGGGGACGCGACTGCCGCCCACGCGCCTTTGGAACGCATCGCACGAAACCTAGAGCCGGTCTGTCTTGCAAACAGGAGGCGCTTGGGCTGAAAGAGCGCGCGCATCCTTCCAGCCCGCACGCAAGGTGCCAAGGTCAATTCGAGAGTAAACGTGAGTGCATCAGTGCCCCAGATGCGTAAAGTCCTTGTATGACGGCGTCTGGCGACGGAAGGACATGggagctttgatttttttctttctttttttctttttccccatgcCTGGGGATTATCCCAAACTCTCTGGGTCGGGAGTACTCCGTCCTTGGGGGTGGCAAGAGAAAGGagcctctcccccttcccctcctggctGGGGATCTCTGGGGCTTTACAGTTGCAATCAGCATCCAGCCAGCGGGTGGGGAAAGGGGCTTCCAGAAGTTTCCTAGTTGATTTGTGCCCTTCCGCTGGGGCGCATGGAGGCTCTCCCAGGAAACGCGCGGAGCGGCTGCTCCTGGATGCACACAGCCGCGCGTTTGCGTCCTGCGCCTGCGTCGGTGACGGCACCGGCCGCGCACGCGCATGCGCGCAGGTGCGCACGGTGGGTATTTACAGCGGACCACGCATCAAGGGTCAGCTTCGTGGtgatgccccgcccccccccccccccccgcccccaccgcggCATCTACACGAAGCCGCTGTCCCTGATGCCAAAGAAGCCGGCGTGCACGGCGTCGCCCAGGGGGAACATGTGCTCATGGTTCAGGCCCCACTCgccctcgtcctcgtcctcgggCTCGGCCTCCGCGCCGCTGCGCGCGTTCTCGTACAGGAAGACCTGCTCGTCCACGTGCGCGGGGGCCAGGCGGTTCCTCTTGGCGCTGACCACGTTGGCGGACGAGCCGAAGAGCCGCTCCGGGAAGACGCGGGTAGCCGCCACGCACCAATATTTCTGCAGCACCTTGGGCAGCACGGGGAAGAGGGCCAGGCGGTCGGACCACCACTTGAGCGGGTCCTCGTTGAGACCCAGCACCTTCTGCGACTTGAAGTTGCTCAGCTCCTCGACCACCTGCGCGTGCCACTCTTCCTGGTCCTCCGCGCCCCCCGTCTGGCAGAAGATCTCGGCCAGCATGCTGTTGATGACGCTGGTGGGCGGCGGCGTGGACGCCAGCACCAGCTTCTTGACCGGGGGCTCCTCGGGCAGCGCGAACATCTTGTCCTCCGCCGGCCGGTAGCCGCCCTCCTTGACCTTGTCCAGAAGCCCCTTGGCCTCCTCCACCACCCTGTTCTCCACCTGCTGCCTCTCGAAGGCGGACAGGAAGGGCAGACGCTTGTAGCGGGGGTCCAGGAAGGTGGCCACGTTGAGGAACATGTCGATCTCCGGCGTCTCCTGGTAGGTCTTGGACAGCTCCTTGGCGATCACCTCCTTGGCCATGCTGACCTCCTTGCAGTCGGTCTCCTTGATGTTGAGGGTGGTGTTCAGCAGCATGTGCAGCAGGGGCTTCACCATGCTGATGGTGGGGTACTTGGAGGCGGACAGCATCTCGGCCACCTGCTTGAAGGGCTGCAGCAGGTCCACCAGGCCCTCGATGGTGGCCCACTCGGCCGCCTCCAGCATCAGGTGGTGGTTGTTGCTGTCCTCCACCAGCACGCCGGCGATGACGAACTGCTGCTCCCTCAGGCGCTGGAGCATGGCCAGCGTGCTGCCCCACCAGGACACGCGGTTGCTGACCAGCATGCAGGGAGCCACGttctgctgcttctgcttctcgTAGAGCATGTACATGGCCACCGCGGACTGCTGGAAGTACTCCACCAGCTTGCAGCAGCGGCCGAGCAGCCCGGCCAGCTTGGGGAGCTGCAGGGCACGCTGGATGCCCGCGTTGAACGTGTGGCCCAGGCAGGGCATCTGCACCGAGATGTCCAGCAGGGAGCACGCCTTGGCGATGTCCTTGCCGCCGTCCGTGGTGGCCCCGAACACCTTGCTGGCGATGCCCCACTCGATGAAGGCCTCGTACAGGACCCGGGTGATGCACTCGGCCGCGTTGTCCTCGGGGACCTCGAACGTCTTCAGGCAGCGGGAGCCCACGGACAGGCAGCCGGGGGCCCCGCCGCCCAGGAAGTGGGCGGCCAGCGTCACGTACGCCCGGTTCTGGTTCTCACTCCTCCACATGTCGGTGGAGATGCCGCACCAGGAGGTGTCGCCCAGCTCCTTGAGGACGGCCTCGCGCACGGCGCCGTACTTCTCGGGGATGGCCTTGCTGCACACGAACTTCCTGCTGGGCAGCTCGTACCTGGGGTCGGCCGTCTTCAGCAGCACCTTGAAGGTGGGCTCGTCCACGATGGAGGCGGGGTACAGGCCCTCGCAGATGAGGCCGAGCACGGCGGCCGTGAGCTCCTGCTGCCGCTTGCTCTCGTGGCCGTGGCCGGCCTTGGCGGCCAGCGTGTCCTGCGGGGCCAGCTGGGAGGCCTCGGGCTTCAGCTTGGAGAAGGCGGTGGCGAAGGCCTCGCGCATCTGCTCCGTGTTGCTCTTGACGAACTCGCAGAACTCGTCGGGGTGGTTCTTCTCCAGGTGGTAGGACAGGTTGGAGGTGTTCCCGGAGTAGGCAATCTGAGCCATGCAGATGCGACAGTATATCTTTTTCCACTGCAGGATGCATCCCTCGGCGTTCGTGTCAAAGCCAAAGTACTTCCACACTTTGCTTTTGGCGCGCGGGTGGGCCACTAACTTGAGGTCCGTCTGGGACGGGTCCAGGCCCTTCGCCTCCATGGCTTCTGTGCCGCGGCCCGCCTGGGGGGCCTCCACTCATTCCTGCGCACCTGCTGGGAGCCGGGAAGACAAACACAGCGTGAGAAGGGACCCAGGCACGGGCGAAGAGGGAGCGAGCACGCGGTCTGCAGGCCGCGGGGCACGGGGACCCGACCGGGGCGTGCGTGGCTTTGGCAAAGCGGAGGGGGCTCGCTCGCGCGGCTGGGCTGAGTGCTGTCTTCCCGCAGCTCAGTCCCACGTGCGGGGACGCCTCCGCGCGTCTGAGAACATGCACGTCTGTGGGTTTCTCTGTCCTCATAGCTCCTTCCTCATGTTGGCTGTTTATGGTTTCCTGTGCTACCGCGTCCGCCAACCGGGCACCTGCCGGGAGGGGCCGCTCTCGGGGACACTGCTCGCTGCGTGCGGAAGCCCACGTCCCCAAGGACCCCGGAGGACCCACCACCACCGCCTGCTCAAGCCTCGTTTTGGGAGCGAGGACGAGAGGCGCACGGCGTCCAGGAAGCAAACACAGGATTTCACTTTCGACAGGAGAGCCTTTACGTTGCCTAACAGgcatagcaattttttttttgttttttttgtcctCCAAATTTGACAGTTTAAAGCGACGCCTTTGGGAACATGGCACACTCCCTTTTGAGCTTGGGCACGTCCGTGATCGGGAACGTCGTGGGGGCAGGAACGGACATCGTGATTCCGGGAGCTTCTCAAAATGCGCCCCTGTGCGCAGAAATATGCATTTGCTGTGCACGGGTCCAGCAACGCCAGGCTCTCGGGGGGGAGGTTTTCATGGCCTAGCAGACAGGCCCCAGGGCGCCCGCCGTCCCTGCAGCCCCAGAGTCTGGCCTCTTGGAGCCGCCAGTCAGGGCGCAGATGCCCAAAAGGGCAGCTGGGTTCTGTCGAAAGGTCTCTATTAGGTCTGCAACGTTTTAACCCACCATAAAGTGCTCAGGGCGTCACAAGGCAAACTACACCAATCAGGCATTTTCTGAGTATTGGAGACGTGGTCAGAACAAAATCTCAGGGTGCACAGGAAACCGACGACCAGACCTCCCACCGAAATGCAGGTACTCCCAGAACCTGGAAACGGAACCACATTTGAAATAGGACCGGCTGTGATTAGGTGAAGGATGTCAAGAAGAGGTCATGGGAGGGACACAGCCTCAAGTCCAGGGAcgccaggagcccccagaagtggaaaaggcaggaaggaccctcccctggagcctctggagggagtggGCTCAGACgggcctggatctcagtggtcctgcccctcctggatctcagcggccctgcctggatctcagcggccctgccctgcctggatctcagggtccctgtcctgcctggatctcagtggccctgcctggatcccagcggccctgccctccctggtTCTCAGTGGTCCCGCCCCACCTGGATCTCAGAATCTGATCTCCAGAGCTGGGAAAGGACCCAGGACAGTCCTAGGACAAAGGTGAAACTTTAAAAGATACTGAGTGTCAACACCATGCCGCGAAGGCCCCCGCGTCCTCACAGGCAGGCACGCCCCTCCACGCTGGCCTGCCTGAGGCTTTTCAGGAAGATGTCACAATACCCCGGACGGGGCATCATGGTCCCCGGGCGGCATAGAGGGCACCACAGCTGTGACCCGCTCCAGGTAAGGAGCCAAGATACGGGGCGCGGAGTCTCCAGGTCAGGTGGACAGTCAAGGATCCACGAACAGTGCTGCACCCTGGTTCCGGAAGGGGAACGTCGGACCCGAGGAACACCATGTGGGTGTCCCAGGTGTCCAGTCTCCCTGCCGCATCATCTTTGTTAGAACACGTGTCTTTAATTTAGCGGAATGAGGTCAGGAGACCCCGACCGAGGGTTGCACACAATCCCGGCGGCATCCCAAGCAGGGCCTGAGGGCGGGCGGGTCTTCTAGTTGGTTTCTTCCCCTTGGTGCACACAGCTAGGTCAGAAactcagcctccctccccctccccgccgcccgcgGCCCAGGACAGCAGGTGACAGCTTCCTGTGAGCCCCTGGAAGGCCACCGGGCAGGGCTGCCTTCCGCGGTCTATGAGATCCATGCGGACACGGCCACCTGTAAAGGTTTCTTCAAGGCCGCCTTTCACAGCTCATACTGGCGGGTGCTCCAAGGACCTCTGGGGGACCGTCCccaagaacccccccccccacccccgggggacCGCAAGCTCTTGCCTTTTTCAGAGAGCGGTCAGTATCCTTCCCAAACAGCACATCccgaggggtgggggagggcagtggaCACAGAGCCTGCCACCTTCCAGAAGTCCCGGCACTCAAGAGACCAGCGAA containing:
- the ZBED1 gene encoding E3 SUMO-protein ligase ZBED1 — encoded protein: MEAKGLDPSQTDLKLVAHPRAKSKVWKYFGFDTNAEGCILQWKKIYCRICMAQIAYSGNTSNLSYHLEKNHPDEFCEFVKSNTEQMREAFATAFSKLKPEASQLAPQDTLAAKAGHGHESKRQQELTAAVLGLICEGLYPASIVDEPTFKVLLKTADPRYELPSRKFVCSKAIPEKYGAVREAVLKELGDTSWCGISTDMWRSENQNRAYVTLAAHFLGGGAPGCLSVGSRCLKTFEVPEDNAAECITRVLYEAFIEWGIASKVFGATTDGGKDIAKACSLLDISVQMPCLGHTFNAGIQRALQLPKLAGLLGRCCKLVEYFQQSAVAMYMLYEKQKQQNVAPCMLVSNRVSWWGSTLAMLQRLREQQFVIAGVLVEDSNNHHLMLEAAEWATIEGLVDLLQPFKQVAEMLSASKYPTISMVKPLLHMLLNTTLNIKETDCKEVSMAKEVIAKELSKTYQETPEIDMFLNVATFLDPRYKRLPFLSAFERQQVENRVVEEAKGLLDKVKEGGYRPAEDKMFALPEEPPVKKLVLASTPPPTSVINSMLAEIFCQTGGAEDQEEWHAQVVEELSNFKSQKVLGLNEDPLKWWSDRLALFPVLPKVLQKYWCVAATRVFPERLFGSSANVVSAKRNRLAPAHVDEQVFLYENARSGAEAEPEDEDEGEWGLNHEHMFPLGDAVHAGFFGIRDSGFV